The genomic segment AAATTAAATCCCAACTCGATGATGAAGAAAAAATTGCAGCCGGAATTATTTCTAAAGCTTTAGAAGCTCCGTTATATTATATTGCCAGTAATGCTGGGGCTGAAGGTGCTGTCGTGGTAGAAAATGTCCGTGACACTGAATTTAGCATGGGTTATAATGCCTTAACGGGAATATACGAAGATTTAATTGCTTCTGGAATTATTGACCCGGCAAAAGTGGTACGTTCTGCACTGCAAAATGCCACATCTATTGCGGGATTAGTGTTAACAACTGAAGCCTTAGTGGTCGAAAAGCCTGAGAAGAAAGCCGCAATGCCCGATATGGATGCCATGGGCGGTATGGGCGGTATGGGCGGTATGGGTGGCATGGGTGGCATGGGTGGCATGGGCATGATGTAGAATGCCGTGATCTCACATCCCTGCTGATCTCTAGCTAGGGCTTGCTGAAGCAACGGATCTACTCTGGTCATTGAGAAATATCCGTTGCTTTAATAACTTGTTTTAATTAATCAGGCAAAATAATTTTGTTTTTTAAAAGATTGTTAGGAATTTTTGATATTTTATTGAGAATAACTTTCAAATAGTTGACGAGATTATCGGGGTTCTGGTATCATTGAAAAAACAGCACCAAAGGGCTTATTGTGTCTAATTGTAAAAATGAAGGCTAAAACCCCGATTGTGTCGTTCAATCTGTTGGTTTTATAACTAAATTTCGGCGTATCGATGCACGAATTTTGGGAAAGGAATGTTAAGCAACAGATAGAGGTATTGACAAAATGAACAATTTATGGTGTAGTCCTTAAAAGCTGGGTTGGTAACAAGCTTTAATTCGTGAAATTCAACTGAAACTAGATTTATTTTAACGGTAATGTTTGCACCGTCAAAACTTGAGGAGCAGACGCATCTGGAGGATAAAGAAAATCAACTTTAACAGGTCTGGTTTCTTTGGGTTTTAAGGTTAATTTGACTAACGGTTCTCCGGGTTGACCCCGTTTTTGTACTAAATGAACATAGCGAGTTTGGGATTTTCCTTGCTCATCTTTATAACTAAATCGAACTGTTCCTCGGAAAAACACTTGGGGTGCGGGGGGGTCAAAAAACCTTAAGCCGGGTTGGGATAATTTTTCTTCTTTGATGGGAGTTTGTAACGTTAAAATAACCGTTTGGAGTTGATTGGTAGGGTTATGTAAGGGTAAATTTAAGTTATATTCTATGCCATAATTTCCATGAGCTTGATAAGCAGTATCAGGATATCGAACGACTAAGGGAGCACTTTGAATTTGATTAGTTCCTAACTGTCCTCTTGGTAATGTTGCAAGAGGATAAGAAAAAGCTTCTCCCGGTTTAGGAATCGTTAAAATAGAATTATTAGTATCAACAATATTGCCATTCCAACGGGAACCTAATGCAACTCCAGCGACTCTTCCATAAATGATTTGTTGAGGATTTGTATTCGGTGGTGTCGGAGTGCGATCGCGCGGTGTTACTAATGTTCCTAACTTTAATAATTGTTCCCATTCTGTTAATGTGGGTGCAATTTCGGTTCTATTTTGTTGCACCGTTGCATATTTCGCTAAACTGGCAATATAAACTTCTCCATTACTTTCTAAACGCATTAAGGTTGACCGACCATTTAAAGGCGGTTCTAAATTTTTAACCGGAATGGGTGCATTTAATAATAGACGACTGCTTTGGGGCGGAATCACAATTTTTTCAACAAATTCAGGTTGTCGTTTTCCCCTTAAAATATCACTCATGACCCGACTTCCTGGCCCTGCATAAATATTCCCATTAATATTATCTAAAACAGCATCCAGAGGAATAAATGGAGCATCGGGTTGACTTAAATAACTCGCGGCTTGTAAAATATGAATTGTAATAGGTTTATTGCCTGGATTATAAGCTAATATTCCTAAATAAAGCGTTCTTAAATCGTTTTCTTGGGCAGGTTTAGCGACGTGGTGGGCAAAAATATCAAATTTACCTTTAAAAGGAAAATTTAAGTGGGCTTCTGGTTGTTTTTTATCGGTTTGGGGAAAGGTTGAAAGTAAAATTCCTTCGTTTAAAATTAGTTCAGGACTATTACTATTAAAAACAGGGATTTGATCTAATTGTCCGGGTAACGGTCGCACTTCTTGAGGTTGTACAATTTCCCGCGCAGGAGGGGCAGCTTGGGCTAATAAAGTTAAACTGAGAAATAAGGGTAAAATCATCCTTGTTATTAAAATAGACAGAACAATATCCTACGTTTCTCAACAGAAATGCAGGATACTGATTGAAATACCAGATCAGGTTATGGTCTGATTTAATATTCAAATATTATTGGGGTGAACTCCTCGGGTGGGATTCGAACCTACGACCAATCGGTTAACAGCCGACCGCTCTACCGCTGAGCTACCGAGGAACGTTGTGTCTCTCTTTTAGCCACAGTTAATTATAGTAGCGCCAAACCCTAGAATTTTGCAAGCCTTTTTGAAAAAATTTTTTGAAGTTTGATTTTAAATCCTGAAAAGCCTTTATAGAGGCTATTTTAAGCCCATTCTCAACTGAGCGAGGCGGGTTTGAGCCTCTGCATCTAGGGAACTCGCCAAGAAACGACTAGACGATTGCTTCCGGGGTTGATGACGGCGTTGGCGACGGCGGGTTGTAGCTTCCACCGCTTCGGCTAATTGTTCGGCGGACAGCCATTCAGCCCCATAACCCGTGACCGTCAACTGTTGAGCGCGGTCTGAAGTGGCGACAATTAATCGACGTCGGGACAACCGCAATTGACGACCCAAAGAAGCACAGAGTTTTTCAATATAAGTATCTGCGGTTTGTCCAAAACCTGTATAATGAATCGACACATTGCGGGTAATGGCTTCGCTAAAACTGGGAGTATTTTGATAGTGGGCATCAAACACAATGCGAGCATCTAACCCTTCAAAGGCACTATAGTCCACTAACGTTTCAATCAAGTGTCTACGGGCTTCTTCCATCCCGTCACCATCCCGTTTCTGTCGCAATAGCGGCCATATTCCAATAATGTTATAGCCGTCTACGAATAAGACAGCTTTAGCGAGAGAGCTACTCATGGTTCAGTTGTTAAATAAGCTTGCAAGGGTTGGACGATTAATAAAAATACGCCCAAGGTTAATTTTTTCTTTACATATTATCACAGAACTATACAGTTGATGGTTGACCGTTAACTGTATAGTGTTCCCGGTGAAGCGGATTACTCATTTCTGAAAAGTACATTTCAGGATACGATAGGATTATGGCTACTATCGATATCCAGGGAGTTAAA from the Planktothrix tepida PCC 9214 genome contains:
- a CDS encoding DUF3370 domain-containing protein, which produces MLPLFLSLTLLAQAAPPAREIVQPQEVRPLPGQLDQIPVFNSNSPELILNEGILLSTFPQTDKKQPEAHLNFPFKGKFDIFAHHVAKPAQENDLRTLYLGILAYNPGNKPITIHILQAASYLSQPDAPFIPLDAVLDNINGNIYAGPGSRVMSDILRGKRQPEFVEKIVIPPQSSRLLLNAPIPVKNLEPPLNGRSTLMRLESNGEVYIASLAKYATVQQNRTEIAPTLTEWEQLLKLGTLVTPRDRTPTPPNTNPQQIIYGRVAGVALGSRWNGNIVDTNNSILTIPKPGEAFSYPLATLPRGQLGTNQIQSAPLVVRYPDTAYQAHGNYGIEYNLNLPLHNPTNQLQTVILTLQTPIKEEKLSQPGLRFFDPPAPQVFFRGTVRFSYKDEQGKSQTRYVHLVQKRGQPGEPLVKLTLKPKETRPVKVDFLYPPDASAPQVLTVQTLPLK
- a CDS encoding NYN domain-containing protein, with product MSSSLAKAVLFVDGYNIIGIWPLLRQKRDGDGMEEARRHLIETLVDYSAFEGLDARIVFDAHYQNTPSFSEAITRNVSIHYTGFGQTADTYIEKLCASLGRQLRLSRRRLIVATSDRAQQLTVTGYGAEWLSAEQLAEAVEATTRRRQRRHQPRKQSSSRFLASSLDAEAQTRLAQLRMGLK